A genomic region of Nymphaea colorata isolate Beijing-Zhang1983 chromosome 2, ASM883128v2, whole genome shotgun sequence contains the following coding sequences:
- the LOC116247101 gene encoding NAC domain-containing protein 72-like, with translation MVEGLPPGFRFYPTDEELVVHYLFKKVASSSFSVSVITDIDLYKFDPWDLPGKAMFGEKEWYFFSPRDRKYPNGSRPNRAAASGYWKATGTDKTISTSVMNSQRKVGIKKSLVFYKGKAPNGVKTNWIMHEYRLAESRESKFKGTLRLDDWVLCRIYKKKNNAGQQQEKQPEGSCSETPTIMGYNGGSLMPETRISQSPQTSYSNYHEQQQHHHHQPQQQQPFYLESVSNFGDNNMVAEWAADILQSW, from the exons ATGGTGGAAGGTCTGCCCCCTGGTTTTAGATTCTACCCGACTGATGAGGAGCTCGTGGTTCACTACCTCTTCAAGAAGGTGGCATCTAGTTCCTTCTCCGTTTCTGTCATTACCGACATCGATCTTTACAAGTTCGATCCATGGGACCTTCCTG GGAAGGCCATGTTCGGCGAGAAAGAGTGGTACTTCTTTAGTCCGAGGGACCGGAAGTATCCGAACGGGTCGAGGCCTAACCGGGCAGCGGCTTCCGGCTACTGGAAGGCGACCGGCACCGACAAGACGATCAGCACGAGCGTGATGAATTCTCAGAGGAAGGTCGGTATCAAGAAGTCGCTGGTTTTCTACAAAGGGAAAGCACCCAACGGCGTCAAGACCAACTGGATCATGCATGAGTACAGGCTCGCAGAGAGCCGCGAGTCCAAGTTCAAAGGGACCCTCAGG TTGGACGATTGGGTTCTCTGCAGAATatacaaaaagaagaacaatGCAGGACAGCAACAGGAGAAACAACCAGAAGGGAGCTGCTCAGAAACACCTACGATTATGGGCTACAACGGTGGCAGCCTGATGCCAGAAACAAGGATCAGCCAGAGCCCACAAACATCATACAGTAATTATCATGAACAACagcagcaccaccaccaccaaccaCAACAACAGCAACCTTTCTATTTGGAATCCGTCTCTAACTTTGGTGACAACAACATGGTCGCCGAATGGGCAGCAGATATCCTGCAAAGTTGGTGA
- the LOC116247917 gene encoding phosphoglucomutase, chloroplastic isoform X2, translating into MAAMMRAEGLIFSSSSSSSSSPVWRLSTTVGHYNPSSSIKTLPFPPSVIPTTALVSSIPRRPVSVLRISATSSSSSSSASSTIVNLEGKLQVKSVPTKPVEGQKTGTSGLRKKVKVFVQDNYLANWIQALFNSLPPEDYKDGVLVLGGDGRYFNEEAAQIIIKIAAGNGVGKILVGRDGIMSTPAVSAVIRERKANGGFIMSASHNPGGPENDWGIKFNYSSGQPAPETITDKIYGNTLSISEIKMAEIPDVNLSQLGVSKYGSFSVEVVDPVSDYLNLMERVFDFQLIKSLLTRPDFRFVFDAMHAVTGAYAKPIFVERLGADGSSIANGVPLKDFGQGHPDPNLTYAKQLVGIMYGENAPDFGAASDGDGDRNMILGRRFFVTPSDSVAVIAANAQAAIPYFADGVKGLARSMPTSGALDRVAEKLNLPFFEVPTGWKFFGNLMDAGKLSICGEESFGTGSDHIREKDGIWAVLAWLSIIAYRNKDNKVGEKLISVEDVVKKHWATYGRNFFSRYDYEECESEGANKMVEHLRDIISKSKAGDKYGSYTLQFADDFDYTDPVDGSVASKQGVRFVFTDGSRLIFRLSGTGSAGATIRIYIEQYEPDISKHEMDAQVALKPLIDIALSISKLKEFTGREKPTVIT; encoded by the exons ATGGCGGCGATGATGAGAGCGGAAGGGTTGATCTTCtcgtcttcatcatcttcatcctcatctccgGTGTGGAGACTATCCACGACTGTCGGCCATTACAACCCTTCTTCCTCAATCAAGACGCTCCCATTCCCGCCTTCTGTCATTCCGACCACTGCCCTTGTCTCTTCGATCCCTCGGAGGCCCGTTTCTGTGCTGAGAATTTCGGCGACGTCTTCGTCGTCCTCGTCATCAGCGTCGTCCACCATTGTCAACCTGGAAGGAAAGCTCCAG GTGAAATCGGTGCCCACGAAGCCCGTAGAAGGCCAAAAGACCGGAACCAGCGGTCTGCGAAAGAAG GTTAAAGTTTTTGTTCAAGACAATTACCTAGCTAATTGGATCCAG GCATTGTTTAACTCCCTGCCGCCAGAGGATTATAAAGATGGAGTGTTGGTCTTAGGTGGCGATGGCCGTTATTTCAATGAAGAGGCTGCACAG ATAATAATCAAAATTGCAGCAGGAAATGGTGTTGGAAAAATTTTGGTTGGCAG GGATGGTATTATGTCAACTCCAGCTGTTTCTGCTGTCATACGAGAGCGGAAG GCCAATGGAGGCTTTATAATGAGTGCCAGTCACAATCCTGGTGGTCCTGAAAATGATTGGGGCATCAAG TTCAATTACAGCAGTGGGCAGCCTGCACCTGAGACTATCACTGACAAAATATATGGAAACACACTCTCG ATTTCTGAGATAAAAATGGCAGAAATTCCAGATGTCAATCTGTCTCAACTTGGTGTTTCAAAATATGGGAGCTTTTCTGTTGAAGTGGTTGATCCTGTTTCTGACTACCTGAATCTGATGGAG AGAGTCTTTGACTTTCAACTTATCAAAAGTTTGCTGACTAGACCAGATTTCAG GTTCGTATTTGATGCAATGCATGCAGTAACTGGTGCTTATGCAAAACCTATCTTTGTGGAGAGGTTGGGTGCAGACGGG AGTTCCATTGCAAATGGAGTACCATTGAAAGATTTTGGCCAGGGCCATCCAGATCCCAATCTTAC GTATGCAAAGCAATTAGTTGGCATAATGTACGGAGAAAATGCACCTGATTTTGGTGCAGCAAGTGATG GTGATGGTGACCGAAACATGATTCTTGGCCGAAGATTTTTTGTTACTCCTTCAGACTCGGTGGCAGTTATCGCAGCCAATGCACAAGCAGCAATTCCCTACTTTGCAGATGGAGTGAAG GGTCTAGCAAGGTCAATGCCAACAAGTGGAGCACTTGATCGTGTTGCTGAAAAGTTAAACTTACCCTTTTTTGAG GTACCAACTGGCTGGAAATTTTTTGGGAACCTAATGGATGCAGGAAAACTATCTATATGTGGGGAAGAGAGCTTTGGAACTGGTTCAGACCACATCCGCGAAAAAGATGGAATATG GGCTGTCTTGGCTTGGCTTTCCATCATTGCATACCGTAACAAAGATAACAAGGTTGGGGAGAAATTGATTTCTGTTGAAGATGTTGTGAAGAAGCATTGGGCAACTTATGGGAGGAACTTCTTTTCTAGATATGATTATGAG GAATGTGAATCTGAAGGAGCAAATAAAATGGTAGAGCATCTGCGCGACATAATATCTAAGAGCAAGGCAGGAGACAAATATG GGAGCTACACGCTACAGTTTGCTGATGATTTCGATTATACAGATCCT GTGGATGGCAGTGTAGCATCAAAGCAAGGTGTACGTTTCGTCTTTACTGATGGATCAAGGCTTATATTCCGATTATCT GGAACGGGTTCAGCTGGTGCCACTATTCGGATTTATATCGAACAATATGAGCCAGATATAAGCAAGCATGAAATGGATGCTCAAGTAGCACTGAAGCCTTTAATAG ACATTGCCTTGTCAATCTCAAAGCTGAAGGAATTCACAGGACGGGAGAAGCCTACAGTCATCACTTAG
- the LOC116247917 gene encoding phosphoglucomutase, chloroplastic isoform X1, whose product MAAMMRAEGLIFSSSSSSSSSPVWRLSTTVGHYNPSSSIKTLPFPPSVIPTTALVSSIPRRPVSVLRISATSSSSSSSASSTIVNLEGKLQVKSVPTKPVEGQKTGTSGLRKKVKVFVQDNYLANWIQALFNSLPPEDYKDGVLVLGGDGRYFNEEAAQIIIKIAAGNGVGKILVGRDGIMSTPAVSAVIRERKANGGFIMSASHNPGGPENDWGIKFNYSSGQPAPETITDKIYGNTLSISEIKMAEIPDVNLSQLGVSKYGSFSVEVVDPVSDYLNLMERVFDFQLIKSLLTRPDFRFVFDAMHAVTGAYAKPIFVERLGADGANWQSSIANGVPLKDFGQGHPDPNLTYAKQLVGIMYGENAPDFGAASDGDGDRNMILGRRFFVTPSDSVAVIAANAQAAIPYFADGVKGLARSMPTSGALDRVAEKLNLPFFEVPTGWKFFGNLMDAGKLSICGEESFGTGSDHIREKDGIWAVLAWLSIIAYRNKDNKVGEKLISVEDVVKKHWATYGRNFFSRYDYEECESEGANKMVEHLRDIISKSKAGDKYGSYTLQFADDFDYTDPVDGSVASKQGVRFVFTDGSRLIFRLSGTGSAGATIRIYIEQYEPDISKHEMDAQVALKPLIDIALSISKLKEFTGREKPTVIT is encoded by the exons ATGGCGGCGATGATGAGAGCGGAAGGGTTGATCTTCtcgtcttcatcatcttcatcctcatctccgGTGTGGAGACTATCCACGACTGTCGGCCATTACAACCCTTCTTCCTCAATCAAGACGCTCCCATTCCCGCCTTCTGTCATTCCGACCACTGCCCTTGTCTCTTCGATCCCTCGGAGGCCCGTTTCTGTGCTGAGAATTTCGGCGACGTCTTCGTCGTCCTCGTCATCAGCGTCGTCCACCATTGTCAACCTGGAAGGAAAGCTCCAG GTGAAATCGGTGCCCACGAAGCCCGTAGAAGGCCAAAAGACCGGAACCAGCGGTCTGCGAAAGAAG GTTAAAGTTTTTGTTCAAGACAATTACCTAGCTAATTGGATCCAG GCATTGTTTAACTCCCTGCCGCCAGAGGATTATAAAGATGGAGTGTTGGTCTTAGGTGGCGATGGCCGTTATTTCAATGAAGAGGCTGCACAG ATAATAATCAAAATTGCAGCAGGAAATGGTGTTGGAAAAATTTTGGTTGGCAG GGATGGTATTATGTCAACTCCAGCTGTTTCTGCTGTCATACGAGAGCGGAAG GCCAATGGAGGCTTTATAATGAGTGCCAGTCACAATCCTGGTGGTCCTGAAAATGATTGGGGCATCAAG TTCAATTACAGCAGTGGGCAGCCTGCACCTGAGACTATCACTGACAAAATATATGGAAACACACTCTCG ATTTCTGAGATAAAAATGGCAGAAATTCCAGATGTCAATCTGTCTCAACTTGGTGTTTCAAAATATGGGAGCTTTTCTGTTGAAGTGGTTGATCCTGTTTCTGACTACCTGAATCTGATGGAG AGAGTCTTTGACTTTCAACTTATCAAAAGTTTGCTGACTAGACCAGATTTCAG GTTCGTATTTGATGCAATGCATGCAGTAACTGGTGCTTATGCAAAACCTATCTTTGTGGAGAGGTTGGGTGCAGACGGG GCAAATTGGCAGAGTTCCATTGCAAATGGAGTACCATTGAAAGATTTTGGCCAGGGCCATCCAGATCCCAATCTTAC GTATGCAAAGCAATTAGTTGGCATAATGTACGGAGAAAATGCACCTGATTTTGGTGCAGCAAGTGATG GTGATGGTGACCGAAACATGATTCTTGGCCGAAGATTTTTTGTTACTCCTTCAGACTCGGTGGCAGTTATCGCAGCCAATGCACAAGCAGCAATTCCCTACTTTGCAGATGGAGTGAAG GGTCTAGCAAGGTCAATGCCAACAAGTGGAGCACTTGATCGTGTTGCTGAAAAGTTAAACTTACCCTTTTTTGAG GTACCAACTGGCTGGAAATTTTTTGGGAACCTAATGGATGCAGGAAAACTATCTATATGTGGGGAAGAGAGCTTTGGAACTGGTTCAGACCACATCCGCGAAAAAGATGGAATATG GGCTGTCTTGGCTTGGCTTTCCATCATTGCATACCGTAACAAAGATAACAAGGTTGGGGAGAAATTGATTTCTGTTGAAGATGTTGTGAAGAAGCATTGGGCAACTTATGGGAGGAACTTCTTTTCTAGATATGATTATGAG GAATGTGAATCTGAAGGAGCAAATAAAATGGTAGAGCATCTGCGCGACATAATATCTAAGAGCAAGGCAGGAGACAAATATG GGAGCTACACGCTACAGTTTGCTGATGATTTCGATTATACAGATCCT GTGGATGGCAGTGTAGCATCAAAGCAAGGTGTACGTTTCGTCTTTACTGATGGATCAAGGCTTATATTCCGATTATCT GGAACGGGTTCAGCTGGTGCCACTATTCGGATTTATATCGAACAATATGAGCCAGATATAAGCAAGCATGAAATGGATGCTCAAGTAGCACTGAAGCCTTTAATAG ACATTGCCTTGTCAATCTCAAAGCTGAAGGAATTCACAGGACGGGAGAAGCCTACAGTCATCACTTAG